The region GTTTTCAAAATAATACCGTACAGCCATTCTAGGTCAGACTTGGGTATTATGAGCCATAATGACTCATGCTATAATCCCAGTTTTGACTGTTTCTGTGGCTATGCCAATGTAACTCTACTAAGTCTAGCGCTTCGTCTAGCTTGGTCAAGGTTCAGCCCTAGCAGCTGATATCTGGATATAAAGACATAGGCTCTACAAATGATAGAGTGTGCACAACACCGAAGAGTCACGATCTTCACTCTCCGACTACGAGATGTCATCCCAGCCAGAAATTAACGTGCTCAAGACAGCCTACATCTTCCCCTTGCAAAAGTCAACAAGAACCACAGTCTCCCTCTCGATTCTCGATGCAGTCGTCACAAACTATGCCTCCTGTGCCGCAGTCTGGTTCTACGATGCACCTTCCGGTAGCAACAAGGATGGGCATAGACAGCTATACTGGCTCTCAACTCTAGAACAGTCCCTAGCCATAACTCTATCTTCCTTTCCACATTTTGCCGGCACCCTTAGCAAAATCACACACGTTTCTGACCCAGCCAACTATGGCTATGGTGATGCAGATCACACAAAGCGCTACGGCCGCCTCCACATAACATTCGGCACCGATCAAGACCCGGGCGTCGAATTTAACACTGCTCATTGCGGGACAACACTGGACGAGATCGTTCCAAACTCGATGCAGCGGAAGTCCCCTGATTCCAGGGCTTGGGATCTGTCCTGCTCAGCGAAGGCCTTTCTAGCAGACGAAAAGAAGCTGCCCTTTATTGGAGGGGCGTGTTCAAGCTCTCTGGTATTGATTCAGGTTACGCAGTTTAGATGTGGTGGCGTCGCTATCGGTATAAGAATTGCCCATCCGTTGGCCGATGCGCAGACGCTGAGCATTTTCATGAAGAGATGGTCGTTTGAGCATTCGATTCTTTTCCCAGGCGAGCCCACGTCTTTATATGACGCCTCCAACCGGAAGACAGAACCGCCAACTCCTGTATTCAGCCCCCAACTCCTCGACTCGCAAGCAGCAGGAGACACCGACGCCCTCTCTCCAGATGGCACGATCCTCGCAAAATCTCGCGCCCTCCCCTCCTCCCGCTACGATTGGTTTTATCCCGCCTCTGACGACAATTCGGACCGGAACCTACCATCTGGCATTACACGCTCGATGATCAAGTCTCCCGGAAACCCAATGCCAAAGGAAGACTGGGATACGGCCCTCCCTGTGTCCCATATCAAACTCCATTTCTCTGCGcagcagacgaagaagatctgggagATTGCTGGCGGGTCGGATCTTGGTATTAGCCGGCACGATGCTATTGTTGCGCACGTCTGGAGTGCTATCAACCGAGCGCGCGGGTTAGGTTATGATGAGCGAAACGTCTCCTTACACTATACCTTCGGTTTACGGAAACGTCTCGGTCTCCCGTCTGAATTCATAGGATCTCCGATCCTCCTGACCTCAGTCCAGATGCCAGGGAAAGACGCTGCTAAcgccagctcttccacatcGCAGAGACATGACATCGCAACCAAAATACACAATAATATATCTCTATACACCCCCGACAATCTCAAAGCAAGACTGCACGATCTTTGCTTTGAGGTCGCGCCTCAGCGGCTCTGGGAGGCGTATCTAGGGTACAGACATGTAATTTTTACATCCTGGGCACATCTGAGCCTCTATGAGGTTGATTTTGGGGGATCGAGAGGGACGCCGAGATTCGTTGAGCCTTATATGCCAGTTTTGGATGGGCTGTTGTGTTTGATGGAAGGTCGGCCGGGCCTGAAAGACAAAGAGGGAAAGATGCATTGGTGTGATGATGGAGTAGATGTTGCGGTTTCAATTGCGACAGAGGCGATGGAGAGGTTGAGAGATGATCCTGAACTATGGGTCTAACTTATTGTATCGTGTGATGTCCCAATTAGGTCATATCGCGATCTAGGCAATAAGCTTATAGCAATATGTAGTTCTATTTCGCGTCTACTTAAGCAAATGTGCAAACATCTCGAAGCAATGCCCCCCTACCTGCTATGCAATATCGACGTAAAAACGAAGTCCTCATCTTATGCCAACGCCATAGCTAAGCGCTCGACACTCTCATCCATACTTCCATGCCTACCATTCATTCCCACTTGACTCTCATCGTCAATCCCCATGATATGTGCCTCTTCAATCAGAGGGAGGTCGGATACGTCCTCTGTATTTTTCTCTGCAACCGTATTATCTTTTCCATCACGGATTTCAGCGCCAGTCTTcctggcagtggcagtggtagGTCTGCGCCCAACACTAGGAGCAAGGCTCTCAACCGTCGCTCTGGGAACAGGGTCATCTTGCAACAAACGCGATTGCGACTCGGGAGCCTTTTCCAGTTCACCCTTAACCTGGCTACGTTCCTGAACCTGTCCCTGTCCCTGACTCTCGCCGTTGTCCTTGCTATTTCCCAGATCATTCGGCATCGGGGATGGCGTCGGCGTAGGTATCTCCTTCGCAGCTTCCTTCGCAGACTCCGGCATAGGCGATGAAACGGCCGTCTGCGCTTTCGAGACTAGATTTGGGTATGGTACCATCCGTCTCGAATCCGGTTTGGGCTCTCTCCGTCGAACCATCAAGCTAGAACCGTATGCAGTTCCAATTTCGGGGCCAGTGCCGGGACCAGCGGCAAAGACAGTTCCAGTCTCTGAACTAGGCATAGCTGTAGGCGCAGTCGCAGTAGccaccttcctctccatcgccaacTCCATAAACCTAGctttgtccttcttgagAGCCCCACCAGTTTTCTGCTCATTTTGCTGTCCTGCAATCCATCCCGGACTGTTGAACCCCGTATACCCCATTCCCAGAGTCACGTTATTTCCCAGtcttcctcccattccaactccaactcctgCACCCAGATTACCCGCGTACCCCGACTGACAGCCCAGGCAAATCCTCATGCCCACGCCCTTTGCAAACTCCCTCATACCACAGACCTTCACAAGCGGGTTCGGGTTCTTGGTCGGCTCGGGAGGCGGGTATGTTGTCGCACTTGGACAGGGCTGAATGAGTTGGTGGAAGgcgcagctgcagccggGAGGGTTCGGCTGGTAAAAACACATATCTTGTTTCCCCTTTTTTCTTCGCTTTATTTTTTCTCTTGCAGGGTTTGGGTTGGCTTCAGCgacgtcttcttctgctgtacCGGTGGAAGATAGTGAGTGATAGAGGAAGGTTGGTAGGTTTTCGAGGAGAGAATGTCGATTATTAGACGTAATTGGAAGGGAGCAGATGTCATTAATGATAAAAAAAATGTGAGAGCAGGCTTTCtagaagagctgcagaatcACCAACTGTTGAATGGAAACGGCGGCCGTCTTATTCTTTGTTGGCTGGCTAAGACAAGACACTCCGTCTCGCACGCCCTCACCCGTACATATCCCACAATCCCACAAGGTTCAAGGCAAACAGTTCTCTTTGTCGAGCTCACTCACTTCCAGCAGCAAGCCTGCCGTATGGGACTGGTCATGGGGTTTTCGTTACGCCTGAATGCAAGTTCGAAGAAGCCAGATTTGATATTCTATCATCAATCCCAATTCTGATATTGGCATGCCATGATAAACACGCAGTAACAAAACTTGATATCATAATCATATGACGTGGAATAGAAAACATAGGCCACTGTCAAACAATACAACGATAAAGAACTGAAAACATGGCTGAGAAACAATGCGCAAGACATGACGAAGAAACAGAAAGAATCAACCCATTCCGTACTCCAACAACAAAGTATACATGAACATGTGTAACGCCAATTCATGGCCGCCAACTCGGGGGACGCTGCAATAAAGAACAGCCCACTGCCGACCAGATAAAAAGTATCGCAGAATAACCTCGTTTCCTCCCAGCCATGAAAGCTCCAGACATGCCGTCAACAGGCAAGACAAATTCTAACACGTAGATGAAAAGCGCAGGCTCCTAAGCAAATGTAACAAAAACCACGACACTCTATACAGCAGTTTTCTTGAACTCTGCGAATTCGCGGTGAAACGTGTCATATGCATCATCAACTTCAGCTGGGTCCCAGATTTCGCTTGCAATCCGGAGAGCCTCGGagctgatgatgaggccTTCACCAAAGGGCTTCTTCTCAGGCCAAACGAGTTGGCTCAGATCCCCGGATGGGCAGATGCTGTATAACCACTGGGCGTCTTTTGCAAACTCATCGTCTCCGAATTTCTCAGTGTCTTTCTCGGCAGGTGGCGCGGGCACGGGCGTGAGGTCAGGTGTGACGGCGGTCAGGGGGCTAGAGTAGCGACTAGCGGTGCGAAGTCCACTAGGCGTCTTTGGTTTGTATTTCTCAGCCTGGGAGCGGGCCCTAGCGAGGGCTTCCTCATCGATCTTGGGGGCAGGAGTCGATGGGGACTGTGTAGAACGCGCAGCAGAACGAGGAGCAGGTGATTGGGCACTAATCAATCAGTACAGTGGCTTAATCGCGCCAGGCCAGGATATCATACCTTAGTGAAGCATCAAGCTGTGTAGGAGTGGAAGTTCTGACGGTACCAGGAGTAGGAAGCTTGGGTGAAGATACAGTTTCGGTGTCGGTGTCAGAGTCATCGGAGAGGGCATCGTAGTCAAGTTGAAAAGTGCCCGATTTGTTGGGGACGAAACCAGGCCGTTGCTGTGGGTCCACGACATGAGGCTCTGGTGTGGGTGTAGTTGGCGGTGATGATGTCTGTGGACCACCTATTCCAACAAAGTGTCTTCCGCGGTAAGGATCGGTAGCCCGAGCACGACGTTTTGATGGCGTGTCTTCCGGGCTCGCCTCAAAGCGGACCTTCTTAGACGCTGGTCTTTCCGACTGAGCAATGTTGCGAAGGGCAGTCTTGCTACGATGGTCAAGTTCAGACTGAGGTGAaggctctgcttctccttcgctATCAGAGCTGTAGCAAAAATAATCTAGGTCCATGCCATAGCTTGAACCTGCGGGGTTAGGGATTACATCTGGTGACGGAgagcgcttgcgcttcttttTTGACTTGTTCGTGGCATTGCTCTCCTGAGGAGTAGTTTCACGGCCACCTTCAGTGGGTGTGGGTGAATCTTGAGATTCTTTTCTTGAAGGTGTACTTTCCTCGGCAGGCTGAGCAGTAGAATCAGAAGCGGGTGCTGTTACGGCAGTTGTGGTGGGCTTTGGTGGAATATCCCCGAGGTAACGAGAACGATCAATCGGAGCGGGAAAGAGTGAGTAGGATAAATTGCGGGCACGTTTTGCTGGTGGCTGCTCGCTCAGATGGCGGCGAGGTTGTGGCTCCTGCTCGGgagccgcagccgctgaCGCTACAGCTGGCTGTGTTCGTTTAATGCGTTCAGACGCAGGCTCTTGGCTAGCTGTGGATTATGAGTATGAGAACACCAACGGAGATCACAATAAATAAGCGtaccttgagcttctgaCGTCGACCGACTACGGCCAAACCTAGGTAGAAGGCGGGAGAAAGAACGTGGTACAGAGTTGATTAGTCCACTAAGGTTCCAGCTGCTCCTCGCAGGTTCTGGGGTggagagctcctgggtgGAAGTTTCCTGGGCAGCGGCTTGGTCGTCCGTCTGAGCTGGTTCAGATGAGAAATTAAAATCGGCCTGTAAGGGCTCGTTGGAGAGAGGTGTTAGTGCGGTGGTTTCAGATGCGCGACGATCAGCTTCAGTCTGAGCGACGtattgaggaagacgaaaaatTGTACTGTGGATGCGGCCTTGGCTTTCTCAATCACGGCGTCGCTTCCTCTCAGAGAACGATACTGTATGGGGGAGGCGGCGAAGGGGAGTAAGACGCGTGCCCGTCGGGCGAAAGGGGTACTACCAGGCGGTCCAAGATTCCGGCGTTTGTTTGCTTGTGGTGTGACAGGCTCAGTGTTATCATCGGGGGACTCTTCGGTACGGGGCCGTTTTCTGTTGACTTTCTTTTTAGTTAGCTTTTTGTCAACCTTTGACTTAACTATATCAACGCGAGAAACAATGCAAGTGTAGCGgttttttttcccccttctGGCACTAGACTAAGGAGTCGTTAAAGCTTTAGNNNNNNNNNNNNNNNNNNNNNNNNNNNNNNNNNNNNNNNNNNNNNNNNNNNNNNNNNNNNNNNNNNNNNNNNNNNNNNNNNNNNNNNNNNNNNNNNNNNNATGAGAATGATTGTCTGTTTTGTCGAAGTTTTGTCCTTGTCCAGACCCAGTTTCTAGGACAGATCTCGATGCTGGTTGGCGCATTGGTATACTTGTTGGGGGAGTAAAACCAAGGCCAAAAATCCAGAACAAGCGAGTAGAACAGCAACTGGGAGTGATAGTGAAGGTGGAATAGTGTTTCCCAGAGTGATGCACGTAAAAGAAGATACTGGAGGCTCGACTGGGACGGATGGGGTGACAGTTCGGGTCGCAGAGTTTTTGGAGGGGTTGGCCGGAGATAGGGTGGCCTGAGAGGGCAATATTTGCTTAGTCCAATATTGGCGCTCGCAGGATGGTCAAAGTCATCTCCTTCCGGGATGGGATTAAGCGAAGTACTTGACGAAGACCGGTAAGTCCCTTGGGGCTTGGGGTACCAAATGGTCTATCGATCTGACCCTTGATGACCGGCGCGGAGAAGTCGGCATATATCGGTTCACGGTCAACTTGATATCCGCGTACACCTGTGGTCCTTCGgcatcctgcagcactcGGACATTTTGGGACTGGGAATCTCTGGATTCCTGTGACTCCTTTGAGAGTAAAAgggagatgaaagaagaggggaaagaaaTTTACGATGACATAAAAAGCTGACAAACAATGATAGGTGTGGTACTCACGCTCTGAATTCTTAGGTTCCATTAAAGCCGAATCCGACGCAAGTGGGCGAGACTCAAGGTCTCCAGTGTTG is a window of Aspergillus nidulans FGSC A4 chromosome VI DNA encoding:
- a CDS encoding uncharacterized protein (transcript_id=CADANIAT00009894) — protein: MSSQPEINVLKTAYIFPLQKSTRTTVSLSILDAVVTNYASCAAVWFYDAPSGSNKDGHRQLYWLSTLEQSLAITLSSFPHFAGTLSKITHVSDPANYGYGDADHTKRYGRLHITFGTDQDPGVEFNTAHCGTTLDEIVPNSMQRKSPDSRAWDLSCSAKAFLADEKKLPFIGGACSSSLVLIQVTQFRCGGVAIGIRIAHPLADAQTLSIFMKRWSFEHSILFPGEPTSLYDASNRKTEPPTPVFSPQLLDSQAAGDTDALSPDGTILAKSRALPSSRYDWFYPASDDNSDRNLPSGITRSMIKSPGNPMPKEDWDTALPVSHIKLHFSAQQTKKIWEIAGGSDLGISRHDAIVAHVWSAINRARGLGYDERNVSLHYTFGLRKRLGLPSEFIGSPILLTSVQMPGKDAANASSSTSQRHDIATKIHNNISLYTPDNLKARLHDLCFEVAPQRLWEAYLGYRHVIFTSWAHLSLYEVDFGGSRGTPRFVEPYMPVLDGLLCLMEGRPGLKDKEGKMHWCDDGVDVAVSIATEAMERLRDDPELWV
- a CDS encoding uncharacterized protein (transcript_id=CADANIAT00009895), with translation MDLDYFCYSSDSEGEAEPSPQSELDHRSKTALRNIAQSERPASKKVRFEASPEDTPSKRRARATDPYRGRHFVGIGGPQTSSPPTTPTPEPHVVDPQQRPGFVPNKSGTFQLDYDALSDDSDTDTETVSSPKLPTPGTVRTSTPTQLDASLSAQSPAPRSAARSTQSPSTPAPKIDEEALARARSQAEKYKPKTPSGLRTASRYSSPLTAVTPDLTPVPAPPAEKDTEKFGDDEFAKDAQWLYSICPSGDLSQLVWPEKKPFGEGLIISSEALRIASEIWDPAEVDDAYDTFHREFAEFKKTAV